In the genome of Campylobacter helveticus, the window AGCCTTGTTTTAAGGTAGAACATAGGCTGTCTATTACCTCATCTTGTCCAAAAATTTGCGTTTTTAAATTTGCGTTAAGATTTAAAAGGGCTTTGTTTTGATTAAATTCAAAAAGTTTATGAGAATGAGTCATTCTCGCTAAAACTTCATTTAAGTCCTTTAAATTTGGGTTTTTCTTAGCCTTTAGAGCAAAAGAAGCTCCAAGCTCATCAATCAAATCAATCGCGCAGTCAGGTAAAAATTTATCCGCAAAAAATTTCTTACCTAGCTCAATACTTTCTTGCAAAATTTCATCACTTATCTTAATATGATGAAAGCCCTCATATTTTTCCCTCAAGCCCTTAAGTATGAGAAGACACTCTTCTTTACTCGGTTCATCAACATTGATTTTAGCAAAACGGCGTGAAAGGGCTTTATTTTTTTCAAAACTATTTTTATACTCCATAAAGGTCGTCGCACCGATACACTTTAAACTACCATTGCTTAGAGCTGGTTTTAACAAATTTGAAAAATCTGTATGCCCCTCTCCCGTAGCTCCCGCACCTACTATGGTATGAATTTCATCGATAAATAAAATCGCATTTTCAATCTGCATAAGCCCATCGATAATCTCTTTAATCCTACGCTCAAAATCGCCGCGGTATTTCGTGCCTGAAAGAAGCCCTGTTAAATCGAGAGTGAAAATTTGGGCATTTTTTAATTTCTCAGGCACTAAGCCCTGCGAAATTCTTAAAGCCAAGCCCTCAACAATAGCCGTTTTACCAACACCCGCTTCGCCGATTAAGATAGGATTATTTTTCTTGCGGCGAAGTAAAATTTGCATCATTCTCTCGAGCTCAAACTCGCGTCCTATCAAAGGGTCGATTTTACCTTCGTTTGCCAAGGTGTTAAGGTTAATCGTATAATTTAAAAGAGGGTTGGCATTATCTTTTTTCTCATCTAATTTTAAGCCGTGTTTTTTTAGCAAATACGCCCCAAAAGAACGCCCATCTTCTAAAAGCGTCTTAATAAATTCTTCTACATAAGCATTAGAATTTTTCGCAAAAATATCCATTAAAACAACGGAAACTTCAGGCTCTATCTCTTTTCCCACATTTTCATTTTTAGTTGCAAGATGATTTTTAAGCTCTCGTTCTAAAAGCAAAAATTCTCCGTCCGCATAATTTTGAAACAAATCTTTAAAATCGTGGCTTAATTTCAATAAAGTAAAAAGCAAATGTTCGCAAGTAACAAATTCGTGGTGATTGATAAAGCTTAAATGCTTGGCATTATCTAAAAATTCGCTGATTTTTTCTTTCATTCTTCCTCCACCCTACTTTGCAAAGGAAAATGTGCCTCCATCGCCATTATTTGCACCTTTTTATGCTTTGAAAGGGCAATTTCTTGAGTATAAATTCCACACACTCCACTTCCCTCATAATGAATTTGCATCATAAGCTCACTTGCCTTTTCAAAACTATGAAAAAACACACGCATTAAAACTTCAATCACAAAATCCATCGTTGTAACATCGTCATTTAAAAGCACAACCTTATACATTTTCGGTTCTTGCAAATCCTCTTTTTGCAAACTTTCAAGTTTTTCCATTATGATTTGCCTTGTAAAATCACATTAATATCTTCTTGCATAAATTCGCTTGGCACTTTACCAAGATAAAAATTGACCTTTTTACCCTTATTCCAAAAATCGCTCACGCTTTGATAAATTCCATCTTTTAAAACAACTTTAAAGGGTAATTGCTCCATATTTTGGTAGGCGATATCTTTTAGAATTTGTGCGATAACTCTATCTTTTTCTTTTGAGTTGCTTAAAAAATAAAAAGCATTGTAATCTTTAGCGAATTTTAACACCTCTTCATCGCCCACTTCTTCAAAATGACTTAAGCCTATGAGTGTGAAATGCTTGGCATTATTTTGCCACAATTTACTAAGCTCCAAAGCTTCCTCTTTGCAAGGCTGACAAAAAGTGCCAAAAAAATCAAACATTAAAATTTTATCCTCTTCTCCCTCAACGACAAAACCTTTTTCTTTCCTAACAAGAGTTTTTTCTCCACCATTAACACTCTTTAAAAGCACCTTTTCACCAAGTGTAAATTCTTTAAAATCCAGCTCATTTTTTACTTCTTCACTCGCACACCCTACAAAAAAAAGTGAAAATAAAAAGGTTAAAAATAAAATTTGTATTTTTCGCATTTAACTTTCCTTTAGATAAAATAAAGCTCATTATATCGCAAAAAGCTTATCCTAACTCCGTCAAATATGGCAAATTTACGCTACAAAATAATGCACAAGCAAGAAACCGCCAAAAATCAAAATTACAAATAGAATAAAAGCCAAAACAAAAGCCTTTATCCCACACTCTAAAAATTTCTTAAAATCCACCTGAAGTCCCAAAGCACTCATTGCCATTACTAAAAAAAAGCTAGATAAAAACTTTAAGGATTCTACAAGCTCGTTCGGTAAATTAACAAAAGAATGCAACAATACAACCCCCAAAAACCAAAACGCAAACCAAGGGATATGGAGCTTTCTACGCTCACCCTCTTTACTTTGCGTAAAAAGGTAAGGCACGATTAATAGCACCGCGACAAGCAAAATCACGCGAATCATCTTAACAATTAACGCCACTTCTTGAGTTTGAGAAGAAATCGCCCCACCAGCACCCACGACATTTGCCAACTCGTGTAGCGTTAGCCCTATGAAATAACCTTCCTGCGTGTGAGAAAAAGAAGGAATTTGTATCGCATAAAACAAAGGGTATAAAAACATCCCTAAAAGCCCAAAAAGCACAACCGTGCCAACCGCAATCACACCCTTATAAGGCTTTGATTTAATAGAAGATTCTAAAGCCAAAACCGCTGCTGCTCCACAAATCGCACTTCCAGCACTTACCAAAATCGCAATTTCTTTATCAAGCTTTAAAACTTTTACCCCAATCACATATCCAAGCCACAAAATCGCAACCGCAACCGCAACGCTTAATAAAATTCCACTCAAGCCAACAGACGCAATGCTATCAAGAGTTACATTAAAGCCAAAAAGGATAATCCCTAGCCTTAAGAGTTTTTTAGCACTAAAAACAACCGCCTTTTCACAGCTATTTTTTGCAACTCTAAACAAAGGCGCTGCAAATATGCCAAGAAGCACACTTAAAATCAAAGGTGATAAATGTAAGTTTTCAACCCAAGATAAGGTGCTAACATAATAACTTGCAAGGCTTACCAAAAGCACAAGCACAAAGCCATTAACATAATCTTTATAAATTCTTTGCATTTTATCTCTCTTATTTATAATTTTTCATTGCCATTTTGGCGTCTAAATCGGCTTGTTTTTTCTTTAAAACCTCTCTTTTGTCGTGCAAGGTTTTGCCTTTCGCTAATGCTAGGGTTAATTTTGCTTTATTTTTGGCGTTAAAATAAAGCTCTAAAGCCACCAAAGTATAACCCTCAACACTCACTTTACCCAGCAATTTATCAATTTGCTTTCTGTGCATTAAGAGTTTTCTAGCCCCTCTTTCTTCGTGCCTATAAAAACTATGTGTCGTGCTAAGTAAAGAAATGTGAGCGTTTAGCAAAAAAAGCTCCCCTCTAATAATCCGCACAAAAGAATCCTTTAAATTCGCCCTACCAGCCCTTAAAGCTACGACTTCACTGCCCTTTAGCACGATACCAGCCTCAAAACGCTCTATAATGTGATAATCAAATAAAGCCTTTTTATTTCTAGCGATAATTTTCATCTTTTAGCCTTAAAAACACTACTTCCACTTCCACTTAAAAAATAGCCTTTTTCTAAAAATTCTCTCATCTTAGGATAGAGCCTTATACAAGGCATAAAAAGGTCATTAAGACTTAAATTTTCATATTCTAAAAGCTCTTTTGTGCTTAGAGTTTCGTAATGTTGTGCTTCTTTTAAGGCTTTAGCAAAATCACATTTTGCATTATCAAATTCCTCATAAACCCTAGCCGTTTCACAAGAAATTTGAGGAAAAATAAACTCAAGCTCAACCAACTCATCGTCAAATTCCTCGATGATTTCACCACAGCCTTTTACATTTGCACTTTTTGCCTCGCTTAAGAAAAAAGCCACATCAGCCCCTAACTTTGTGCTTAGTTGTAGCATTTTTTCCCTAGAAATTTTAAGATTTAATGTTTCATTTATCATTTTTAAAAATGTAGCAGCATCACTACTGCCACCTCCAAGCCCAGCGTAAGTTGGGATATTTTTTATAAGCTTTAAGCTTTTTGTAGCAAAAAGCTCTTCAAGCTCGTTTTTAAATCCCTCATCGCAAAGCAAACGATACGCCTTATTAATGATATTATCCTCGCACTCAAAAGTGCTTAAAATTTCAAAACCTTCTTTTTGCTTTTCCTCCACCAAAAAAAGCTCATCATAAAGCGTCTCCAAAAGCACAAAACGCGAATTTAAAAGATGATAGCCCCTATTATCAAGTCCTGTAATTTTTAAAAAAATATTTGCTTTTGCATTAGCTTTCATTGCTTAAGCTTTTTGCTTAAATCATCAAGCTTTATTTCATTTTGCACGACAGAATGCAAATTCTCATCTTTAATCTGCGTGATTAATTCTTTTCTTAAAATCAGCAAAGATTTAGGCGCTTCAATGCCTATCTTAGCGTAGCCTTTGCCCGTTTGAACAATCTTAATTTCTATCTCATCGCCTATTTGTAAGCTTTGCCCTTCTTTTCTCGATAAAATCAACATTTCTCAACCTTATTTAAAATATATTCCACTTTTCCATTTTCAATTTTTATAATAGAAAAAATCTTCTCATCTTCTAAAAAATATTCTCCATCTTCTTTAATCTCAAGCTCTTCTAGGGCAATTTTTGTGCCATTTTCAAGCTTACTTAAATCTTTTAGAGAATTTCTTTTAAGATTTAAATATTCTAGCACATTTAAACTTTTTTCCCCATTATAAAAAAAATTCCCCTCGCTTAAACGCTCTAAAGAACTCAAAGTTGCATTAATACCAAGCTTTTTTGCCAAAAGCTCACAATATGAACGCACATATCCCCCCTCGCTTAATGTTAATTCTATACTCAAAAAGGGGTGTGTATAGTGTAAAATTTCATAAGAAAAAACTTGCATTTTGCATTCTTTAAGTGGCGCACTCTCTCCCCTCTTGGCAAATTCATATGCTCTTTTTCCCTCGCTTCTTTTTGCGCTAAATTGAGGCGGAAAAAAAGAAACTTCGCCCAAAAGCTCCTCGCAAACTTTCTTAATTTGCTCCAAATCAAAACTAGGTAAAATCTTCACCTCTTTAATATTTTGCGTATCAAGACTTAGGGACTTAACCCCAAGCCAAATGGTAGCTCGGTAAGTTTTTGGACTTTTATTTAAAAAACGAAAAAGTTTTGTGTATTGATTAAAAGCGATGATTAAAACACCTTTTGCAAAGGGGTCTAGTGTGCCAGAATATCCAGCCTTTTTAATTTTATACTTTTTCTTAATTTGACTTAAAAAAGCATTTGAGCTTATTTGAGTGGGTTTGTAAGCAACAAAAAGCTTATTCATACCGCCCTTTCTACATAAGAATCTAGAATTATCCTTTCAATGCCACCAAAATTGATATTTAATTTATCCTCATTAACCCCAACAACTCTCCCCACTCCAAAGATTTTATGTCGCACCAAATCGCCTTTTTTAAAGCCCTCACTTACTTCAATTTCTTTATCAAGCACTCCACTTTCTTCTAAAAAACAACTTTTTTGCAAATACGCCCTTGAGCCTTGATGAAAACGCGAATTTACATAACTCAAACTCAATCTCTTCTTTGCCCTAGTGAAAGCCACATAGGCTAGGCGGCGCTCCTCCTCGATATTATCATAGCCCACAGGGAAAAAGCCCATTTCCAAGCCTATCACAAAAACATAATCAAATTCCAAGCCCTTGCTCGTATGCACACTCATTATACATACGCCCTTATGTGTCTTGTCTTGCTCGCTTAAAAGTGAAATTTCGCTCAAAATTTCCTCCAAGCTTTCGATATTTTCATTTTCTATCCTATCTTTTAGGCTTGCACAAAACTCATTAATATTTGCTATCTTATCTTCACTTTCATTTTGCTTTTCGTAAAATTCTTTAAATTTAAACCTTTCATCAAGCTGCTCTATCACTTCTTTTAGGCTCGAAAGCTCTCTTAAACTTTTGATATTTTCTATAAAATCACGCAATTCATTTTGTAATTTTTGACTAAAAACTCCACTCCCTTCTAAATTACACAAAGCCTCAAAAAGCGAAATTTGATGTATTTGTGCGTGTTTTTCTAATTTTTGAAGTGCCACCTCCCCAAAACCTCTCTTAGGTCTATTAATAATGCGTTTAAAAGAAAAATCGTCTTCCAAATTATTAATGAGCCTAAGATAAGCTATCATATCTTTTATTTCCGCTCTTTCATAAAAACGCATTCCACTCAATAAAAGATAAGGAATTTTCTCTTTCATCAAGGCTTCCTCAAGCGCACGAGAAAGGGCATTAACGCGAAATAAAACGGCGATTTCGTCCATTTTTACACCCCCGTCTAAAAGTGCTTTAATCTTCCTTGCGACCATAGCACTTTCCTCTCTCTCGTCTTCACAGGCGCAAATTTCAATCTCATCTCCCTCATCTTTAGTGCAAATTAAAGTCTTACCTAATCTTTTTTGATTATGGGCGATAAGCTCATTAGCCGCCTTTAAAATCGTGCCGACAGAGCGATAATTTTGCTCTAACTTAACCAACTTAACCTTTTCAAATTCGTTTTGGAAATTAAGGATATTTTCAACCTTAGCCCCCCTCCAGCTATAAATACTTTGGTCATCATCTCCCACGACACAAAGATTTTCGTGGCTTTTGCAAAGGCTTTTTAAAATTTTATGTTGCAAGAAATTTGTATCTTGATATTCATCAACCATAATATAACGATAAATTTGACTCTGTATCTTCGCAAATTCCTCATCTTCAAGTAAAAAACAAGTAAGCAAAAGCAAATCATCAAAATCCACAAAATTATATCTTAAAAGGTAATTTTGATAATTTTTATAACAAGTCGCAAGTTTGAAATATTTCTTATAATTTTGCTCATCATCTTTGTATTTTTCCACTTCTTCAAAAACCATATCCGCGTTAAAACCCATATTTTTAAAACGAGAAATTTCACTCATTATAAAATTCACATTATCTTTTTCCGCACCGATGATTTCTTTGAGAATTTTTTTTACATCATCGCTATCGATAACGACAAAATCATTTTTACGCCCAAGCCTTGCAATGTGAAGTCTTAAAAACATTAAACCAAATTTATGAAAGGTGCAAAGTAATGGCGAAGCGTCTTTTTCTCTAATAAGCTCTAAGGCTCTTGTTTTCATCACCATAGCAGCTTTATTTGTAAAAGTTAGCGTTAGGGTGCTTTGTGCTGGAATTCCCACCTCATCGATAAGATACGCAAGACGCGTTGTGATGGTCTTAGTCTTACCACTTCCAGCCCCTGCTAAAATAAGCATAGCTCCGTCTATATGCCTCACTGCTTCTTTTTGGCTTTCATTGAGACTTTGTAAAATTTTCATTTAAATAAATCTTTATTGTTTTTCAAAAAGATATTTTTGGAATTTTTAACATTTTCTTCATCTTTTTTGCCTTTATAGATACTAAAATTGACAAAAATAATGGTATTTTCAATTTGAATTTGCGTAATAGCTCCTAAATCCACACTGACATAAGTCGCAAAATCATCAGCCCCAAAACCCGCGTGAAAATACAAACGCTCTTTGTTAAGCTCCATAGATTCAAAGGTATAACCCGCTAAAGCAAACATTACAAAAGGATTATTTTTAAGGCTCAATTCTTCAGGCAACTCAGGGTCAAATTTAACAAATTGCATATTTGCAACTACGGAAAATTCGACTTTTTCCTCCTGCAAACGCTTAAGCACTTCAAAACAATGCTCCCCCATCAATGTAACAAATTTTTCATTTTTTAAAATCGTCTCTAGCATTTTAAAGCCTTTATTTTAAATTCCTTTAATAATTTTTCAATCTCATCAATGCCAAGTTGCCAAAAATCTTTATCTTCTATGTCAAAACCAAAAACGGCTATTAATTCCTTAGGACTAAGGCTTCCACCACGAGAAAGCATAGTGATGTAAAGCTCCTTAAAATTCTCACACCTATCACTTTTATAAAGTCCATAAAGTGCCAAAACCAAAAGTTGTGCG includes:
- a CDS encoding AAA family ATPase produces the protein MKEKISEFLDNAKHLSFINHHEFVTCEHLLFTLLKLSHDFKDLFQNYADGEFLLLERELKNHLATKNENVGKEIEPEVSVVLMDIFAKNSNAYVEEFIKTLLEDGRSFGAYLLKKHGLKLDEKKDNANPLLNYTINLNTLANEGKIDPLIGREFELERMMQILLRRKKNNPILIGEAGVGKTAIVEGLALRISQGLVPEKLKNAQIFTLDLTGLLSGTKYRGDFERRIKEIIDGLMQIENAILFIDEIHTIVGAGATGEGHTDFSNLLKPALSNGSLKCIGATTFMEYKNSFEKNKALSRRFAKINVDEPSKEECLLILKGLREKYEGFHHIKISDEILQESIELGKKFFADKFLPDCAIDLIDELGASFALKAKKNPNLKDLNEVLARMTHSHKLFEFNQNKALLNLNANLKTQIFGQDEVIDSLCSTLKQGYTGFKGENSPRGVFLFTGSSGVGKTELCKNIAAFLGLHLERFDMSEYAEKHALSKLIGSPAGYVGYEDGGLLSNAVRKNPFSLVLFDEIEKAHPDLTNTFLQIFDNAMLTDNSGLKVDFKNTIIVMTSNLGLKESNELGFLSKNEEKTNRAIKDFFAPEFINRIDKILHFNELDDVILEKIVQKELNELSKNLKNVILSASKKAKVHLAKKAHQKEFGVRLLKRVIAEEIGTKLSDKILRKELKNGAKIKIELDKNDKIILI
- a CDS encoding ATP-dependent Clp protease adaptor ClpS produces the protein MEKLESLQKEDLQEPKMYKVVLLNDDVTTMDFVIEVLMRVFFHSFEKASELMMQIHYEGSGVCGIYTQEIALSKHKKVQIMAMEAHFPLQSRVEEE
- a CDS encoding redoxin domain-containing protein — translated: MRKIQILFLTFLFSLFFVGCASEEVKNELDFKEFTLGEKVLLKSVNGGEKTLVRKEKGFVVEGEEDKILMFDFFGTFCQPCKEEALELSKLWQNNAKHFTLIGLSHFEEVGDEEVLKFAKDYNAFYFLSNSKEKDRVIAQILKDIAYQNMEQLPFKVVLKDGIYQSVSDFWNKGKKVNFYLGKVPSEFMQEDINVILQGKS
- a CDS encoding YeiH family protein: MQRIYKDYVNGFVLVLLVSLASYYVSTLSWVENLHLSPLILSVLLGIFAAPLFRVAKNSCEKAVVFSAKKLLRLGIILFGFNVTLDSIASVGLSGILLSVAVAVAILWLGYVIGVKVLKLDKEIAILVSAGSAICGAAAVLALESSIKSKPYKGVIAVGTVVLFGLLGMFLYPLFYAIQIPSFSHTQEGYFIGLTLHELANVVGAGGAISSQTQEVALIVKMIRVILLVAVLLIVPYLFTQSKEGERRKLHIPWFAFWFLGVVLLHSFVNLPNELVESLKFLSSFFLVMAMSALGLQVDFKKFLECGIKAFVLAFILFVILIFGGFLLVHYFVA
- the smpB gene encoding SsrA-binding protein SmpB; this encodes MKIIARNKKALFDYHIIERFEAGIVLKGSEVVALRAGRANLKDSFVRIIRGELFLLNAHISLLSTTHSFYRHEERGARKLLMHRKQIDKLLGKVSVEGYTLVALELYFNAKNKAKLTLALAKGKTLHDKREVLKKKQADLDAKMAMKNYK
- a CDS encoding 4-(cytidine 5'-diphospho)-2-C-methyl-D-erythritol kinase — encoded protein: MKANAKANIFLKITGLDNRGYHLLNSRFVLLETLYDELFLVEEKQKEGFEILSTFECEDNIINKAYRLLCDEGFKNELEELFATKSLKLIKNIPTYAGLGGGSSDAATFLKMINETLNLKISREKMLQLSTKLGADVAFFLSEAKSANVKGCGEIIEEFDDELVELEFIFPQISCETARVYEEFDNAKCDFAKALKEAQHYETLSTKELLEYENLSLNDLFMPCIRLYPKMREFLEKGYFLSGSGSSVFKAKR
- the csrA gene encoding carbon storage regulator CsrA; translated protein: MLILSRKEGQSLQIGDEIEIKIVQTGKGYAKIGIEAPKSLLILRKELITQIKDENLHSVVQNEIKLDDLSKKLKQ
- the truB gene encoding tRNA pseudouridine(55) synthase TruB, which gives rise to MNKLFVAYKPTQISSNAFLSQIKKKYKIKKAGYSGTLDPFAKGVLIIAFNQYTKLFRFLNKSPKTYRATIWLGVKSLSLDTQNIKEVKILPSFDLEQIKKVCEELLGEVSFFPPQFSAKRSEGKRAYEFAKRGESAPLKECKMQVFSYEILHYTHPFLSIELTLSEGGYVRSYCELLAKKLGINATLSSLERLSEGNFFYNGEKSLNVLEYLNLKRNSLKDLSKLENGTKIALEELEIKEDGEYFLEDEKIFSIIKIENGKVEYILNKVEKC
- a CDS encoding ATP-dependent helicase, with the protein product MKILQSLNESQKEAVRHIDGAMLILAGAGSGKTKTITTRLAYLIDEVGIPAQSTLTLTFTNKAAMVMKTRALELIREKDASPLLCTFHKFGLMFLRLHIARLGRKNDFVVIDSDDVKKILKEIIGAEKDNVNFIMSEISRFKNMGFNADMVFEEVEKYKDDEQNYKKYFKLATCYKNYQNYLLRYNFVDFDDLLLLTCFLLEDEEFAKIQSQIYRYIMVDEYQDTNFLQHKILKSLCKSHENLCVVGDDDQSIYSWRGAKVENILNFQNEFEKVKLVKLEQNYRSVGTILKAANELIAHNQKRLGKTLICTKDEGDEIEICACEDEREESAMVARKIKALLDGGVKMDEIAVLFRVNALSRALEEALMKEKIPYLLLSGMRFYERAEIKDMIAYLRLINNLEDDFSFKRIINRPKRGFGEVALQKLEKHAQIHQISLFEALCNLEGSGVFSQKLQNELRDFIENIKSLRELSSLKEVIEQLDERFKFKEFYEKQNESEDKIANINEFCASLKDRIENENIESLEEILSEISLLSEQDKTHKGVCIMSVHTSKGLEFDYVFVIGLEMGFFPVGYDNIEEERRLAYVAFTRAKKRLSLSYVNSRFHQGSRAYLQKSCFLEESGVLDKEIEVSEGFKKGDLVRHKIFGVGRVVGVNEDKLNINFGGIERIILDSYVERAV